One region of Molothrus aeneus isolate 106 chromosome 1, BPBGC_Maene_1.0, whole genome shotgun sequence genomic DNA includes:
- the LOC136557484 gene encoding feather beta keratin-like: MACNNICFPCGPTPLANSCNEPCALQCQDSRVIINPSPVLVTLPGPIMTSFPQNTAVGSTSSAALGTELNAQGQPISGGFGFGLGYGLGGLGCYGRRGGYIC; the protein is encoded by the coding sequence ATGGCCTGCAACAACATCTGCTTTCCCTGCGGACCCACCCCGCTGGCCAACAGCTGCAacgagccctgtgccctgcaatgcCAGGATTCCCGCGTCATCATCaacccttcccctgtgctggtcaccctgccaggacccatcatgacctccttcccccagaacacCGCCGTCGGATCCACCTCCtcggctgctctgggcactgagctcaatgcccagggacagcccatctCTGGTGGATTTGGCTTTGGCCTTGGCTACGGCCTGGGAGGCCTGGGCTGCTATGGCAGAAGGGGCGGCTACATCTGCTAA